A region from the Corylus avellana chromosome ca7, CavTom2PMs-1.0 genome encodes:
- the LOC132187613 gene encoding uncharacterized protein LOC132187613 produces MGVLNNAVERSEIKPGDHIYTYRAAFTYTHHGIFVGDNKVVHFSPDTNSNSSTWICSDSSLCNKSGVICSSYPECGFRQPNSGVLRSCLDCFLGSGSLYRFEYGVTRTFFFAQVRGGTCSIAKSDPPEQVIHRALYLLQYGFGNYEVLSNNCEDFALYCKTGLQVVGGKKKAGGQATSFLGAPWAAFVSSPLKWLVPNPVGIATVTAGSVLMYCTMRYANDFGVRDDVIKVAVEDLVQNMGWEAHEAYFLQKNAAVVPILDGTNFLEWSEQVQFYLGVWDLDLALRTEKPPAITNSSSAEEKAIYKSWERSNRLSIMFMQMSIVNNIKSTLLECDNAKEFFNNMEERFRSVDKSLTGTLVAELTTMKFDGTHGMHEHIIEMTNLTTRLKALGMNVDELLLVQFIFNSLPPEYELIQIQYNTYMDKWNVNELTSILVQEEARLKQQGHHSVHLVSQGVTKIEVPEVNGPPQVIEVHEKRQNNVIEPPQVNGHEKGQNRVIEPPKVNVPVHKKRQHMNVQCYFCKNFGHYQKNCNKRRAWFEKKGLPYHPDLEPK; encoded by the exons aTGGGTGTGCTGAACAACGCAGTGGAGAGAAGTGAGATCAAGCCCGGAGACCACATCTACACCTACAGAGCTGCCTTCACCTATACTCACCACG GTATCTTTGTTGGGGATAACAAGGTGGTCCATTTTAGTCCTGacacaaattcaaattcaagcaCTTGGATATGTTCTGATTCTAGCTTATGTAATAAGTCAGGAGTGATCTGCTCTTCCTATCCCGAATGTGGATTCAGGCAACCCAACAGTGGTGTTCTCCGTTCTTGCCTGGATTGTTTCCTTGGAAGTGGATCTCTGTATCGTTTCGAATATGGAGTTACtcgaacatttttctttgctcaGGTGCGGGGTGGCACATGCTCCATTGCAAAATCAGACCCACCAGAACAAGTTATCCACCGAGCATTGTATCTTCTTCAATATGGATTTGGCAATTATGAAGTCCTTTCAAACAACTGCGAAGACTTTGCGCTTTATTGCAAAACTGGTCTTCAGGTAGTAGGCGGAAAGAAAAAAGCTGGAGGTCAAGCCACTTCCTTCCTTGGTGCCCCATGGGCTGCCTTTGTTTCTTCTCCTCTCAAGTGGCTAGTACCAAATCCTGTTGGTATTGCTACGGTAACGGCTGGGTCCGTCTTGATGTACTGTACGATGAGGTATGCAAATGATTTTGGCGTTCGAGATGATGTGATCAAGGTTGCAGTGGAGGACTTGGTTCAGAACATGGGCTGGGAAGCCCATGAGgcttattttcttcaaaagaatgCTG CTGTAGTTCCGATTCTTGATGGAACGAATTTCTTAGAGTGGTCTGAACAAGTTCAGTTTTACCTTGGTGTTTGGGATCTTGATTTGGCTCTTCGGACTGAGAAACCGCCTGCAATTACTAATTCTAGTAGTGCAGAAGAAAAGGCTATATACAAGTCATGGGAGCGATCAAACAGATTGAGCATTATGTTTATGCAAATGAGTATAGTGAATAATATTAAATCAACTCTTCTTGAATGTGATAATGCTAAAGAATTCTTCAACAACATGGAAGAACGTTTTCGATCGGTTGACAAGTCTCTTACAGGAACATTGGTGGCTGAACTAACCACCATGAAATTTGATGGTACACATGGGATGCATGAGCATATCATTGAAATGACAAATTTAACTACTAGATTAAAGGCTCTTGGGATGAATGTGGATGAGCTCCTTCTCGTGCAATTTATTTTCAACTCATTACCTCCTGAGTATGAGCTAATTCAAATTCAGTACAACACTTATATGGATAAGTGGAATGTAAATGAATTGACCAGTATACTTGTTCAAGAAGAGGCAAGGCTTAAGCAACAAGGACATCATTCAGTTCACCTTGTAAGTCAAGGAGTCACAAAGATTGAAGTACCTGAAGTTAATGGACCTCCTCAAGTAATTGAGGTTCATGAAAAGAGACAAAACAATGTCATAGAGCCACCTCAAGTTAATGGTCATGAGAAGGGACAAAACAGAGTCATAGAGCCACCTAAAGTTAATGTACCGGTTCATAAGAAGAGACAACACATGAATGTCCAATGCTATTTCTGCAAAAACTTTGGACATTATCAGAAAAATTGCAACAAACGCAGGGCATGGTTCGAAAAGAAAG GACTTCCTTACCATCCAGACCTTGAACccaaatga
- the LOC132187614 gene encoding protein LEAD-SENSITIVE 1-like, producing MGLLSNRVERSEIKPGDHIYTYRAIFTYSHHGIFVGGSKVVHFRPERNLNSSTGTSSDSDFYDSTLSLPSSCPTFPDCGFRQPNSGVILSCLDCFLRNGSLYCFEYGVTPSVFLAKVRGGTCSTAASDPPETVIHRAMYLLQNGFGNYDVFQNNCEDFTLYCKTGLLIVDRLGVGRSGQASSIIGAPLAAILSSPLKLLMPSPVGVATMTAGMYCMSRYATDIGVRTDVIKVAVEDLAVNLGWAGHHEEVADDSEASNQLIAL from the exons ATGGGTCTGCTCTCCAACAGAGTGGAGAGAAGTGAGATCAAGCCCGGCGACCACATCTACACTTACAGAGCTATCTTCACCTACTCCCACCACG GTATCTTTGTTGGAGGAAGCAAGGTGGTCCATTTTAGACCTGAGAGAAATTTGAATTCAAGCACTGGTACATCTTCTGATTCTGACTTTTATGATTCAACATTGAGCCTCCCATCATCGTGTCCTACCTTTCCCGACTGTGGATTTAGGCAACCCAACAGTGGCGTAATCCTCTCTTGCCTGGATTGTTTCCTTCGAAATGGATCTCTGTATTGTTTCGAATACGGAGTTACTCCATCAGTTTTCCTTGCTAAGGTGCGGGGCGGCACATGCTCCACTGCAGCATCTGACCCACCAGAAACAGTTATTCACCGAGCAATGTATCTTCTTCAAAATGGATTTGGCAATTATGATGTGTTTCAAAACAACTGTGAAGACTTCACACTTTATTGCAAAACTGGTCTTCTGATAGTAGACAGACTTGGGGTTGGAAGAAGTGGTCAAGCCTCTTCTATCATTGGTGCCCCATTGGCTGCCattctttcttctcctctgaAGTTGCTGATGCCAAGTCCTGTTGGCGTGGCTACGATGACGGCTGGGATGTACTGTATGAGCAGGTATGCAACTGATATTGGGGTTCGAACCGATGTGATCAAGGTGGCAGTGGAGGACTTGGCTGTGAACCTGGGTTGGGCAGGCCATCATGAGGAAGTAGCTGATGACAGTGAGGCTTCTAACCAACTGATTGCCTTATGA